CGATCCACAAAATAGACATCCATTCAAAGGAAACGTTGATTTAAATAAACTCGAAGATTTAATTAAAAAAGTCGGTCCCCAAAAAATTCCTTATGTAAGTATTGCTGGACCTGTTAATATGGCTGGTGGTCAACCAATATCAATGGAAAATTTGAAACAGGTTTATCAACTATCTAAAAAATATGGAATAAAACTCTGGTTCGATGCAACTCGTGCTACAGAAAATGCTTACTTCATTAAAATCAGAGAAAAAGGTTATGAGAATAAAACTATTGCACAAATACTTAAAGAAATGTGTTCTTACTTTGATGGATTATGGGTTAGTGCAAAAAAAGATTTAATGGTTAACATAGGTGGATTTCTTGCAACAAGAAATAAAAAAGTTTTTGAAGAAGCTCGCAACCTTGTAGTTGTTTATGAAGGTTTACATACATACGGTGGTTTAGCTGGAAGAGATATGGAAGCTATGGCTCGTGGAATTGAAGAGATGGTAAAATATGAAAACATTAGTTCAAGAATTGGACAAATTGAATATTGTGGCAAACAACTTGAAAAATATGGTGTGCCGCTTGTATATCCATTTGGCGGTCATGCAATTTTTCTTGATGCAAAAAGATTTTTACCACATATAAAACAAGATAATTTTCCTGCACAAACTTTAGCAGCAGAAATATATGTCGATAGTGGTGTGCGAGGTATGGAACGTGGTATTGTTTCTGCAGGTAGAGATCCCAAAACTGGATTAAATCGTTATCCTAAACTTGAATTGGTTAGATTAACTTTTCCAAGAAGAGTTTATACTCAATCTCATATCGATGTAACAGTAGAATCAATTGCTCAGGTTTATCAGGATAGAAAAAAAATAAAAGGCTTAAAAATGGTTTATGAACCTAAATATCTAAGATTCTTTCAGGCAAAATTCACTAAATTATAATTATTATTTGAAAATTTTTTATGAAATGAAAATATGTATGAAGCTCTGAAACTAAAAGAATTATTCATAGAAAGCAGAAACTCTCTCTTCAATAACAACGAACTTCTCAAAGATCCACTCAATTTCTGCAAAGAATGGAGTGTACTTGTAGAAGAATATATTTTAAAAGCTCTAAAAGGAATTAAACTTAATTGTGCAATTGCATCGGTAGGAAGTTTTGCAAGAAGAGAACTTTCTCCTTATTCCGATATAGATATAATGTTTATCTTTGAAAAAGTTGAAGGTAGTGACGAACTAATTAAAAAATGTATTACAATTTTATGGGATACTGGAATCGAAGTCTCTCATACTGTTAGAGAATTTTCTGATATTAAAAAATTCCTGAGAGAAGATCTTCATGCATTTACTCAATTTTTTGAGACAAGATTTATATGTGGAAATAAAGATGTTTACAATGAATGGAATAAAAAAGTATTGAGTTCATTAAAAAACAATAATAAAAAATTACTGATAAATGAATACTTTGAAGATACAAATCTCAGGTATCAGAAATATGGTGCTTCTGCAAAAGTTTTAGAACCAAATGTTAAATACACAGCTGGTGGATTACGAGATCTTCAGATGATTGAATGGATTTAT
This is a stretch of genomic DNA from Rosettibacter firmus. It encodes these proteins:
- a CDS encoding tyrosine phenol-lyase is translated as MAKKVIKKSWAEPFKIKMVEPVKITTREYREKCIKEAGYNTFLLRSEDVYIDLLTDSGTNAMSDYQWAGLMMGDEAYAGSRNFYYLWDNVKKYYGMPYFVPTHQGRAAEHIISKILIKPGDYIPGNMYFTTTRLHQELAGGTFVDVIIDEAHDPQNRHPFKGNVDLNKLEDLIKKVGPQKIPYVSIAGPVNMAGGQPISMENLKQVYQLSKKYGIKLWFDATRATENAYFIKIREKGYENKTIAQILKEMCSYFDGLWVSAKKDLMVNIGGFLATRNKKVFEEARNLVVVYEGLHTYGGLAGRDMEAMARGIEEMVKYENISSRIGQIEYCGKQLEKYGVPLVYPFGGHAIFLDAKRFLPHIKQDNFPAQTLAAEIYVDSGVRGMERGIVSAGRDPKTGLNRYPKLELVRLTFPRRVYTQSHIDVTVESIAQVYQDRKKIKGLKMVYEPKYLRFFQAKFTKL